Proteins from a genomic interval of Triplophysa dalaica isolate WHDGS20190420 chromosome 21, ASM1584641v1, whole genome shotgun sequence:
- the cntn2 gene encoding contactin-2, with protein MKRLWCLLSISSLALSFAVGGDVCVSGHDSGPVFEEQPSSLIYPEGMPEGKVTLSCQARASPAAIYRWRVNGTEVVIGEDSHYTLVAGNLVINNPQHGRDGGSYQCLAFNRCGTIVSRVATLKFGYLRDFPPESRSPQTVHEGTGTFLACQPPAHYPALSYRWFINEFPSFIQPEDGKWFVSQVTGNLYLSNARANDTGNYFCFTTINMDISTKSIFSKAVQLTVYSDANPRKSAPNIRVRFPPETYALTGHTTQLECFAYGNPIPKTRWRKVDGVLPPKVAIVDGPILIIPELNFEDEGMYECEVYNSEGRETHQGRISVQAQPEWLQVMSDSEVEISSELQWSCAAAGKPRPTIRWLRNGQALSTQDRVEVNNGRLRIGNLALDDSGMYQCVAENKHGTIYSNAELRVQVQAPDFRLNPVRKLLPSARGGQVKMECKPRAAPKPTLFWSRGTELLTNSTRIKVTPDGMLWIYNISRADEGKYTCFAENYLGKANSTGHLSVRDATKITLAPSNADINKGENATLQCHSSHDPTMDLTFTWSFNGVLLDLEEPNGHYRRIDGKETIGDLMIVNGQLSHAGTYTCTAQTVVDSAVASARLVVRGPPGPPGGLVVTSVNDTSIELRWSRGYDNHSPIGKYVIMGRSVHTHDWKRMRTDPLNIEGNAESARVMDLRPWMDYEFLVIASNILGSGEPSMPCQPFRTKQAAPTVAPSGLGGGGGNRNELIITWTPMAREYQNGDGFGYILAFRKQGLPTWTVVRVPHVESSRYVYSNETLSAYCPFEVRIKAYNKKGEGPFSQIAVVHSAEEEPTTSPRRINATALNAFEIQVSWEPIQHLSINGVLRGYEIRYWRQHEREAAADRVRTAGLENTARVTGLRPNTLYHVIVLAYNSAGTGPPSPRTTVITKKPPPNRPPGNISWKVDGSWVTVRWDHVKSMDNESAVLGYKVLYKHEGQSALKILDKGKTSINLPLPKDNGYVVLEIRSWGDGGDGAAHETIVSRDSGTGMMVQNTAGTSDPLCTTLLILTALPLILIGSSVL; from the exons ATGAAGAGGCTGTGGTGTCTGTTGTCTATCAGCTCTCTGGCTCTGAGCTTTGCAGTGG GtggagatgtgtgtgtgtcaggacaCGACAGTGGGCCTGTGTTTGAAGAGCAGCCGTCTAGTCTGATCTACCCAGAGGGGATGCCAGAAGGCAAGGTCACCCTTAGCTGCCAGGCTCGCGCCAGCCCTGCTGCTATATACCG ATGGCGTGTGAATGGCACAGAAGTAGTTATCGGAGAGGACTCACACTATACCCTGGTGGCGGGAAACCTTGTAATTAACAACCCCCAACATGGGCGAGATGGAGGGTCATACCAATGTCTCGCCTTTAACCGGTGTGGCACCATTGTTAGCCGTGTTGCTACCCTCAAATTCGGCT ACCTCCGTGATTTCCCTCCTGAAAGCAGAAGTCCTCAGACTGTCCACGAAGGCACTGGAACCTTTCTTGCCTGCCAGCCACCGGCTCATTACCCAG CTTTGTCCTACCGCTGGTTCATCAACGAGTTTCCCAGCTTCATTCAGCCGGAGGATGGCAAATGGTTTGTTTCCCAGGTGACTGGTAACTTGTACCTATCCAATGCCAGAGCCAACGACACGGGAAACTATTTCTGTTTTACAACCATCAATATGGACATCAGCACTAAGAGCATCTTCAGCAAAGCCGTCCAGCTCACCGTTTACTCTGATG CAAACCCAAGGAAATCTGCCCCAAACATCCGAGTGCGTTTTCCTCCTGAGACTTATGCTTTAACAGGACACACCACACAGCTTGAATGTTTTGCCTATGGCAA TCCCATTCCTAAGACTCGCTGGAGGAAGGTTGATGGGGTCTTGCCACCTAAGGTGGCCATCGTAGACGGGCCCATCCTGATTATTCCTGAACTGAACTTTGAGGATGAGGGCATGTATGAATGTGAGGTCTACAACTCAGAGGGCCGGGAAACACATCAGGGACGCATCTCTGTGCAGG CCCAGCCTGAGTGGCTTCAGGTAATGAGCGACTCCGAAGTGGAGATCAGTTCGGAACTGCAGTGGAGCTGCGCAGCTGCCGGCAAACCGAGACCCACCATCCGCTGGCTGCGCAACGGACAGGCCCTCAGCACACAG GACCGTGTGGAAGTGAATAATGGCCGACTGAGGATCGGTAACCTCGCCCTGGATGATTCAGGGATGTATCAGTGTGTGGCCGAAAACAAACATGGAACCATTTACTCCAACGCTGAGCTACGTGTTCAAG TCCAGGCACCAGATTTCAGGTTAAATCCGGTGCGTAAACTGCTCCCTTCGGCCCGTGGAGGACAGGTTAAAATGGAGTGTAAACCTCGTGCTGCTCCTAAACCGACTCTCTTCTGGAGTCGTGGCACAGAACTGCTGACCAACAGCACCAG GATAAAAGTCACTCCAGATGGGATGCTGTGGATCTATAATATCAGTCGTGCTGATGAGGGAAAGTACACCTGTTTTGCAGAGAACTACCTGGGCAAAGCCAATAGCACAGGACACCTGTCTGTCAGAG ATGCCACAAAAATCACACTAGCGCCCTCTAATGCAGATATCAATAAGGGTGAAAATGCCACCCTTCAATGCCATTCATCACATGACCCTACTATGGATCTCACCTTCACCTGGTCTTTCAATGGGGTTCTGCTGGACCTAGAGGAACCCAATGGACACTATCGCCGCATCGACGGG AAAGAGACTATCGGAGACCTGATGATAGTAAACGGACAGCTCAGTCATGCTGGCACGTATACCTGCACGGCCCAGACGGTGGTGGACAGCGCGGTGGCCTCAGCCAGGCTGGTCGTGAGGG GTCCACCTGGCCCTCCTGGAGGTTTGGTAGTGACAAGTGTCAATGACACATCCATTGAGTTAAGATGGAGCCGTGGATATGACAACCACAGTCCCATTGGCAAGTACGTCATCATGGGCCGCTCAGTGCACACTCATGACTGGAAGAGGATGAGGACAG ACCCACTGAACATTGAAGGAAATGCTGAGTCTGCACGTGTGATGGATCTTCGACCCTGGATGGACTACGAATTCTTGGTCATTGCCAGCAACATCCTGGGTAGTGGAGAACCAAGCATGCCTTGCCAGCCTTTCCGGACCAAGCAAGCAG CACCAACCGTGGCGCCCAGCGGACTTGGTGGAGGTGGTGGAAACCGTAATGAACTCATCATTACGTGGACA CCCATGGCCAGAGAGTATCAAAATGGAGATGGCTTTGGTTATATCCTGGCATTCAGAAAGCAAGGCTTGCCAACTTGGACTGTGGTAAGGGTACCACATGTCGAGTCTTCACGATACGTCTACAGCAATGAGACTCTGTCAGCCTACTGCCCGTTTGAAGTCAGAATCAAGGCCTACAACAAGAAAGGAGAGGGTCCTTTTAGCCAGATTGCTGTAGTGCATTCTGCAGAAGAGG AACCTACCACGTCCCCACGGAGAATTAACGCAACTGCACTGAACGCATTTGAGATTCAGGTGTCCTGGGAGCCCATTCAACATCTGAGCATTAATGGAGTTCTTCGGGGTTATGAG ATTCGTTACTGGCGGCAACATGAACGGGAAGCTGCTGCGGATCGTGTGAGAACGGCAGGACTTGAGAACACTGCACGGGTGACGGGCCTGAGGCCTAATACTCTATATCACGTCATTGTTCTGGCATACAACAGTGCTGGAACCGGCCCACCCTCCCCTCGGACCACAGTCATTACCAAGAAACCTC CCCCTAACCGTCCTCCTGGTAACATCTCATGGAAGGTTGATGGATCTTGGGTTACCGTGAGGTGGGATCATGTTAAATCCATGGACAATGAGTCGGCCGTGCTGGGCTATAAA gTCCTTTACAAGCATGAAGGCCAGTCCGCTTTGAAGATCCTGGACAAAGGCAAGACGTCCATCAACCTTCCTTTACCTAAGGACAATGGTTATGTGGTTCTTGAGATCCGCTCATGGGGAGATGGTGGAGACGGAGCAGCTCATGAGACCATTGTGTCTCGAGACTCAG GAACTGGAATGATGGTTCAGAACACGGCCGGCACTTCAGATCCTCTCTGCACAACGCTTTTGATATTAACTGCACTGCCGCTCATTCTCATTGGCTCATCTGTACTGTGA